Within Mongoliitalea daihaiensis, the genomic segment GTGACAAAAGTCATTTTTAACAAATACTCTTTGTGTTACATTTACATCATCAATAACCTGAAAAACAAATAAATAGCATTATGATTTTAGAACAAATTTACACTGGATGCTTAGCTCAAGGAGCTTATTACATTGAATCAAATGGCGAAGCAGCTATCATTGATCCTTTAAGAGAAGTACAACCTTACTTGGATAAGGCTGAGGCGAACGGTGCAAAAATCAAATACGTTTTTGAAACCCACTTCCATGCTGATTTCGTGTCCGGTCACAAAGATTTGGCTGCAAAATCTGGAGCTTCTATCGTTTTTGGTCCTACTGGAATGCAGATGGGCTTTGATGCGATCATCGCTGAGGATAATCAAATCTTTGAATTGGGCGATATCAAAATCAAAGTAATGCATACTCCAGGACACACCATGGAAAGTTCTTGCTTCTTGTTGATCAATGAAGAAGGAAAAGAAGAGGCGATCTTCACAGGTGACACCTTATTCATCGGTGATGTAGGACGTCCTGACTTAGCGCAGAAAGTAATTGCTGATTTGACTCAGGATAAATTGGCAGCTCATTTATATGATTCTTTAAGAAATAAAATCATGCCTTTGGCAGATGATATCATTGTCTATCCAGCACATGGTGCCGGGTCAGCTTGTGGTAAGAAAATGAGCAAAGAGACTTCCGACACCTTAGGCAATCAGAAGAAAACCAATTATGCCTTGCAGGAAATGACCAAAGAAGAGTTTATCAAAGAAGTTATCACTGGATTGACTCCACCTCCTGCCTATTTCCCTCAAAATGTAATGATGAATATCCAAGGATATGATTCAATTGATG encodes:
- a CDS encoding MBL fold metallo-hydrolase, with protein sequence MILEQIYTGCLAQGAYYIESNGEAAIIDPLREVQPYLDKAEANGAKIKYVFETHFHADFVSGHKDLAAKSGASIVFGPTGMQMGFDAIIAEDNQIFELGDIKIKVMHTPGHTMESSCFLLINEEGKEEAIFTGDTLFIGDVGRPDLAQKVIADLTQDKLAAHLYDSLRNKIMPLADDIIVYPAHGAGSACGKKMSKETSDTLGNQKKTNYALQEMTKEEFIKEVITGLTPPPAYFPQNVMMNIQGYDSIDEVLNRGFNPLSPAAFEAAANETGAIVLDTRDAQVFAKGFVPNSVNIGIDGSFAVWVGTLVPDVKQEILIVADEGREEEIITRLARVGYDYCIGYLKGGFESWKADGREVDTIVSVSAEELSNIIDKEGAVNILDVRKASEHTSEHVLDSINAPLDYINDSMTKVDKNKTYYVHCAGGYRSMAFVSTLRARGYDNLIDIKGGFDSIKDSALFNVSEYVCPSTLL